Proteins from one Congzhengia minquanensis genomic window:
- the wecB gene encoding non-hydrolyzing UDP-N-acetylglucosamine 2-epimerase, giving the protein MEKLKVMTVFGTRPEAIKMAPLVKVLEQREEIESVVCVTAQHRQMLDQVMDIFNIRADFDLDIMKSGQTLSDITARVMKGIEETIKAARPDIVLVHGDTTTTFAGALASFYCQTKIGHVEAGLRTYDKYSPFPEEMNRCLTTYLADLYFAPTINNENNLLKENVNPSDIYVTGNTVIDAIKHTVQPNYVFHDDTLKQIDFDNKRVILVTAHRRENLGEPLQNICRAILNAANAAEDVEVVYPVHLNPLVRNTANEILGNHSRIHLIDPLDVTELHNLMDRCYMVMTDSGGLQEEAPSLGKPVLVLRNETERPEAVTAGTVKIAGVDENHITDLAKTLLFDKTEYEKMSKAVNPYGDGLASERIADAILYAFGRKAEKPSNFSY; this is encoded by the coding sequence ATGGAAAAGCTAAAGGTAATGACGGTTTTCGGCACCCGGCCGGAAGCGATTAAAATGGCTCCGCTGGTAAAAGTTTTGGAACAGCGGGAGGAAATTGAATCCGTTGTGTGCGTCACCGCGCAGCACAGGCAAATGTTAGACCAGGTAATGGACATTTTTAATATCCGCGCGGATTTCGACTTGGACATTATGAAATCGGGGCAAACCCTGTCCGACATAACGGCGCGGGTGATGAAAGGCATTGAAGAAACCATAAAGGCCGCCCGGCCCGACATTGTTTTGGTTCACGGCGACACCACCACTACCTTTGCCGGTGCTCTGGCCTCGTTTTACTGCCAGACCAAAATCGGCCACGTGGAGGCAGGCCTGAGGACCTACGACAAATATTCCCCTTTCCCTGAGGAGATGAACCGGTGCCTCACCACCTATCTTGCCGACCTGTATTTTGCACCTACCATTAACAACGAAAATAATTTGTTAAAAGAAAATGTGAACCCCTCTGACATATACGTCACAGGCAACACCGTGATTGACGCAATTAAACACACCGTTCAGCCAAATTACGTGTTTCACGACGACACCTTAAAACAGATTGATTTTGATAACAAACGGGTCATTTTGGTAACCGCCCACCGGCGGGAAAACCTGGGCGAGCCGCTGCAGAACATTTGCCGGGCAATTTTAAACGCGGCAAACGCCGCAGAGGACGTGGAAGTGGTTTACCCCGTGCATTTAAATCCACTTGTTCGGAACACGGCAAACGAAATTTTGGGAAACCACAGCCGCATTCATTTAATCGACCCGTTAGACGTTACTGAGCTTCACAACCTGATGGACCGGTGCTATATGGTGATGACCGACTCCGGCGGCCTGCAGGAGGAAGCTCCCTCTCTGGGCAAGCCTGTGCTGGTTTTAAGAAACGAAACCGAGCGGCCGGAGGCCGTGACCGCCGGAACGGTGAAAATTGCCGGCGTAGACGAAAACCACATCACCGACCTGGCAAAAACCCTGCTGTTTGATAAAACCGAATATGAAAAAATGTCCAAAGCCGTGAACCCCTATGGGGACGGCTTAGCGTCGGAACGCATTGCAGACGCGATTTTATACGCCTTTGGAAGAAAGGCCGAAAAACCTTCAAATTTCAGCTATTAA
- a CDS encoding MraY family glycosyltransferase has translation MTEQNGLFIVFAFVVALIVAYATTPLSIKLAFKIGALDVPKDNRRMHKKPIPRIGGIAIVYGFLISVCCFSSFMVDGALNKPLIGILIGSMIISVLGFLDDLKPKPALLKFVIQIAAACIPVLLGVRVIAVANPMNGLLVRVPEWLSIGGSVLWIVGVTNAVNLIDGLDGLAAGVSSIAAVALLSILLMQHNANATMLILAAALAGSCFGFLPFNFNPAKTFMGDTGATFLGFVLACISIQGPFKTYVAFALPFLILGLPIFDTLFAIIRRLLKGQGIMTPDRGHLHHRLIDMGFSQRSAVIILYALSAILAISAIVMFVSNFLRAFVLFLSIVLFAVFTMMSRTNSADKQEDESTETESPQDAQPGAECVTKKTEK, from the coding sequence ATGACTGAACAAAACGGACTTTTTATTGTGTTTGCGTTTGTGGTTGCACTGATTGTGGCCTATGCCACAACGCCGCTTTCCATTAAGCTTGCATTTAAAATCGGCGCGCTGGACGTTCCGAAGGACAACCGGCGGATGCATAAAAAACCAATTCCCAGAATTGGCGGAATTGCCATTGTCTACGGGTTCCTCATCAGCGTGTGCTGTTTTTCCAGCTTCATGGTGGACGGGGCTTTAAATAAGCCGCTCATTGGCATTTTAATCGGCTCTATGATTATTTCTGTGCTGGGCTTTTTAGACGATTTAAAACCAAAGCCGGCCCTTTTAAAATTCGTAATACAAATCGCCGCGGCCTGCATTCCGGTGCTTTTGGGCGTGCGGGTCATTGCGGTTGCAAACCCCATGAACGGCCTTTTGGTGCGCGTGCCCGAATGGCTTTCCATCGGCGGCAGCGTTTTGTGGATTGTGGGCGTTACCAACGCGGTGAACTTAATCGACGGGCTGGACGGGCTTGCCGCCGGCGTGTCTTCTATTGCCGCCGTGGCGCTTTTGTCCATTCTTTTAATGCAACACAACGCCAATGCCACCATGCTGATTTTGGCAGCCGCTTTGGCAGGCTCGTGCTTCGGCTTTCTGCCCTTTAACTTTAATCCCGCCAAAACCTTTATGGGGGACACCGGGGCAACGTTTTTAGGCTTTGTTTTAGCATGTATCTCCATTCAGGGACCCTTTAAAACCTATGTGGCTTTTGCTCTGCCGTTTTTAATTTTGGGGCTTCCGATTTTCGATACTCTGTTTGCCATTATCCGAAGGCTTTTAAAAGGCCAGGGTATTATGACGCCGGACAGAGGCCATTTGCACCACCGGCTGATTGACATGGGCTTTTCCCAGCGCTCCGCCGTGATTATACTCTACGCGCTGTCGGCAATTCTGGCAATCAGCGCCATTGTGATGTTCGTGTCGAACTTCCTGCGGGCGTTTGTTCTGTTTTTGTCCATTGTGCTGTTTGCGGTGTTCACTATGATGAGCCGCACAAATTCTGCCGATAAGCAGGAGGACGAAAGTACGGAAACCGAAAGTCCCCAGGACGCACAGCCCGGCGCTGAATGTGTGACGAAAAAGACAGAAAAATAG
- the rlmD gene encoding 23S rRNA (uracil(1939)-C(5))-methyltransferase RlmD, with translation MKPGDTIKLNILNTAPDGRGIGKIDHFVIFVIGACEGDLVLAKILTVHKTYATAAAVQVLAPSPFRQESFCRASSACGGCPLSHIQYEKQLAIKKQTVTDALARIGGFDLQTVEISDALGMDRPFCYRNKMVFPVGQAGGKAVGGFYAPKSHDIVPLDSCLAGEEAAMQALSCVVQFLNDECIAPFHEAKKCGTVRRVFVRTGFHTKALMVVISSFTERIRHLDRLVSALRETEFAGYCLKSVVLNVNQKINNLVLGDKNITLWGSDTIEDELMGLIFSISPHSFFQVNPVQTQVLYQTAMSLAELDGTKTVLDVYCGIGTISLCAAKLAKRVIGVEIVKEAVLDAGVNAERNNIKNAEFYCGAAEQVVPDLIGRDIRPDVVFLDPPRKGSDEKTLSAILSARPERIVYVSCNPATLARDARYLADGGYRLTRAVPVDMFPHTAHVECVALLNK, from the coding sequence TTGAAGCCGGGTGACACAATCAAGCTGAACATATTAAACACCGCGCCGGACGGGCGCGGAATTGGAAAAATAGATCACTTTGTAATTTTTGTAATTGGCGCCTGCGAGGGCGATTTGGTTTTGGCAAAAATTTTAACCGTACACAAGACCTATGCCACGGCGGCAGCGGTTCAGGTGCTTGCGCCTTCACCTTTCCGGCAGGAAAGTTTTTGCCGGGCGTCGTCTGCATGCGGCGGCTGCCCGCTTTCACACATTCAATATGAAAAGCAGCTTGCAATAAAAAAGCAGACGGTTACCGACGCTCTTGCCCGCATCGGCGGGTTTGATTTGCAGACGGTAGAAATTTCAGACGCTTTGGGTATGGACAGGCCCTTTTGCTACCGCAACAAAATGGTGTTCCCTGTGGGACAGGCAGGCGGCAAGGCCGTGGGCGGGTTTTACGCCCCCAAAAGCCATGACATTGTGCCGCTTGACAGCTGTTTGGCCGGGGAGGAGGCTGCCATGCAGGCGCTTTCCTGCGTGGTGCAGTTTTTAAATGACGAATGCATCGCCCCCTTTCACGAGGCGAAAAAGTGCGGAACCGTGCGGCGGGTTTTTGTCCGCACCGGATTTCATACAAAAGCGCTTATGGTGGTAATCTCCTCTTTTACAGAGCGCATCAGGCATTTGGACAGGCTCGTTTCCGCCCTGCGGGAAACAGAATTTGCAGGATATTGCCTAAAAAGCGTGGTTTTAAATGTAAATCAAAAAATAAATAATTTGGTGCTTGGGGATAAAAATATTACATTGTGGGGCAGCGATACCATTGAAGATGAACTGATGGGACTTATCTTTTCCATTTCGCCCCACAGCTTTTTCCAGGTGAATCCCGTGCAGACGCAGGTGCTGTATCAAACTGCAATGAGCCTTGCAGAGCTTGACGGCACAAAAACGGTTTTAGACGTTTACTGCGGCATTGGAACCATTTCCCTCTGCGCGGCAAAGCTGGCAAAGCGGGTAATTGGAGTGGAAATTGTGAAGGAAGCAGTGTTAGACGCAGGTGTGAATGCAGAGAGAAACAACATTAAAAATGCTGAATTTTACTGCGGGGCGGCGGAACAGGTTGTGCCGGATTTAATCGGCCGGGATATCAGACCCGACGTTGTGTTTTTAGACCCGCCGCGAAAGGGCAGCGATGAAAAAACCCTGTCGGCAATTTTGTCGGCACGGCCTGAGCGCATTGTGTATGTTTCGTGCAACCCGGCGACGCTTGCAAGGGACGCGCGGTATTTGGCAGACGGCGGATATCGCTTAACCCGCGCCGTGCCGGTGGACATGTTCCCCCATACAGCGCATGTGGAATGCGTGGCTTTATTAAATAAATGA
- a CDS encoding SanA/YdcF family protein, with product MKKIIFRITICVIAAAVLCAAAVLGMNVYMKNKVKNRIFPAPEAYNNGKADCIVVLGAAVYDNGTLSYMLRDRLDYGIALYKDGAAPKLVMSGDHGREHYDEVNAMKDYAVSCGVPSEDIFMDHAGFSTYDSMYRAKEIFGAENLIVVTQKYHLYRALYIGDKLGIDVYGVSSDQRQYAGQARREVREMFARCKDMVKVMARQKPQYLGEAIPLWNNGDVTNDK from the coding sequence ATGAAAAAAATAATTTTTCGCATAACAATTTGTGTGATAGCCGCGGCGGTGCTTTGTGCGGCAGCCGTTTTGGGCATGAACGTGTATATGAAAAATAAGGTAAAGAACCGTATTTTTCCTGCGCCGGAGGCGTATAATAATGGAAAGGCCGACTGCATTGTGGTTTTGGGCGCTGCGGTGTATGACAACGGCACGCTGAGCTACATGCTGCGGGACAGGCTGGACTATGGCATTGCGCTTTATAAAGACGGCGCCGCGCCGAAACTGGTTATGAGCGGCGACCACGGCCGGGAGCATTATGACGAAGTGAACGCCATGAAAGACTATGCCGTTTCGTGCGGCGTTCCGTCGGAGGATATTTTTATGGACCATGCCGGGTTTTCCACCTACGACAGCATGTATCGCGCCAAAGAAATTTTCGGCGCGGAAAACTTGATTGTGGTTACGCAAAAATACCACTTATACAGGGCGCTCTACATTGGGGACAAGCTTGGAATTGACGTTTACGGCGTCTCTTCAGACCAGCGGCAATATGCGGGACAGGCCCGGCGCGAGGTGCGGGAGATGTTTGCCCGGTGCAAAGACATGGTGAAGGTAATGGCCCGCCAAAAGCCCCAATATTTGGGGGAAGCAATTCCGCTGTGGAACAACGGCGACGTGACCAACGACAAATAA
- a CDS encoding alpha/beta hydrolase — MAHIEMTYRSEQLACDTDINLHLPEGIQKGERLPVLYLLHGLGSGSRSWDKYTAIGRYVRNKKIIVVMPYAGKSFYMNEKYGLNYYDYIAKELPDMIEATFPASDRRFIAGASMGGYGAFRIAFKNPGRYEWAASFSGALDMKPLLKLDEKRYELIAGSEFVPEEQDLFTMAELADQSPVKPKFYQWCGTEDYLYKGNVKFKNFMETLSFDYTYAESPGDHSWVYWDREIEKTLKLFGF; from the coding sequence ATGGCACACATTGAAATGACTTACCGGTCGGAACAGCTTGCCTGCGACACAGACATCAACCTGCATCTGCCGGAGGGAATTCAAAAAGGGGAGCGGCTCCCCGTTTTATATCTTTTGCACGGCTTGGGAAGCGGGAGCCGCTCGTGGGACAAATATACCGCCATTGGACGGTATGTGAGAAACAAGAAAATTATTGTGGTGATGCCCTACGCTGGAAAAAGCTTTTATATGAACGAAAAGTATGGGTTAAATTATTATGACTATATTGCAAAGGAACTGCCGGACATGATTGAAGCCACATTTCCCGCGTCAGACCGCCGGTTTATTGCCGGGGCCTCCATGGGCGGCTATGGCGCGTTTCGAATTGCGTTTAAAAACCCCGGCCGGTATGAGTGGGCCGCGTCTTTTTCCGGGGCGCTTGATATGAAGCCCCTTTTAAAGCTGGACGAAAAGCGGTATGAGCTTATTGCCGGAAGCGAATTTGTGCCGGAGGAGCAGGATCTTTTCACCATGGCGGAACTGGCAGACCAAAGCCCTGTGAAGCCCAAGTTTTATCAGTGGTGCGGCACGGAGGACTATTTATATAAAGGAAACGTTAAATTTAAAAACTTTATGGAAACGCTTTCGTTTGACTATACCTATGCCGAGTCTCCCGGCGACCACAGCTGGGTTTACTGGGACCGGGAAATTGAAAAAACACTGAAGTTATTTGGGTTTTAA
- the ypeB gene encoding germination protein YpeB produces the protein MSKKANNQSKGFYAVLTIALVSLAVVALGGVYYYKQADGLREELHNTYMRSFHDMADYLNDIDVELKKTMLARDAGQMSTLSAQLYMQAEAAKACLAQMPVENASFDNTSKFLSHVGDYSSYLSRKVIGNGEVTEEEYQNLASLSAYAEAVNEEFSKMESAVYDNTMRVESLKIRNPFVVHADGDSFQDGMTLIESMPQEYPSLIYDGPFSEHLQTTEPELLKGKQQISRFTAESVVKLFLGEERASKVAYESDGSGQIETYMFSGNSDNGSISVEVTKEGGMVLWMLDSREVKEERLSVEQAMSAGELFLSQRGYPNMKSSYYDVADNVATVNYAYFQDGTTMYPDLIKVKIALDNGEIVGFESLGYIMCHRDREFPQTIISEQEAREKAGTHLSVDTVSKAYIPLDSKREVFCYELKGTLGKNNFLIYINAETGREEKILMLLESDKGILTI, from the coding sequence ATGTCAAAAAAGGCAAACAATCAATCAAAAGGTTTTTATGCCGTGCTGACCATAGCCCTTGTATCTTTGGCGGTGGTGGCTTTGGGCGGCGTTTATTACTATAAACAGGCCGACGGCCTGCGGGAAGAGCTGCACAACACCTATATGCGGTCGTTCCACGACATGGCAGACTATTTAAACGACATTGACGTGGAGCTAAAAAAAACCATGCTGGCAAGGGATGCGGGCCAGATGTCCACCCTGTCCGCCCAGCTTTATATGCAGGCGGAGGCGGCAAAGGCCTGCCTTGCGCAAATGCCGGTGGAGAACGCTTCCTTTGACAACACATCGAAATTTTTGTCCCATGTGGGGGACTATTCGTCCTACCTGTCCCGGAAAGTGATTGGGAACGGTGAGGTGACGGAGGAGGAATATCAAAACCTGGCGAGCCTTTCGGCCTATGCCGAGGCGGTGAACGAAGAATTTTCCAAAATGGAAAGCGCCGTTTACGACAACACCATGCGGGTGGAGTCTTTAAAGATACGGAATCCCTTTGTGGTGCACGCGGACGGAGACAGCTTTCAAGACGGCATGACGCTGATTGAGTCGATGCCCCAGGAATATCCCTCTTTAATTTACGACGGCCCGTTTTCCGAGCATTTGCAGACCACAGAGCCGGAACTGTTAAAAGGAAAGCAACAAATTTCCAGGTTTACCGCGGAAAGTGTTGTCAAGCTGTTTTTGGGCGAGGAGCGCGCATCAAAGGTGGCATATGAAAGCGACGGCAGCGGACAGATAGAAACCTACATGTTTTCCGGCAATTCAGACAATGGCTCTATCAGCGTTGAGGTGACAAAGGAGGGCGGCATGGTGCTTTGGATGCTGGACTCCAGGGAAGTGAAAGAGGAACGGCTCAGCGTGGAACAGGCCATGTCGGCGGGAGAGCTGTTTTTGTCTCAGCGGGGCTACCCGAACATGAAAAGCAGCTATTACGACGTGGCGGACAATGTGGCCACTGTGAACTATGCTTATTTTCAAGACGGCACTACCATGTATCCCGATCTGATTAAGGTGAAGATTGCATTAGACAACGGGGAAATTGTGGGGTTTGAGTCCTTAGGCTACATTATGTGCCACAGGGACCGGGAATTTCCCCAGACCATTATCAGCGAGCAGGAGGCCCGGGAAAAGGCAGGCACACACCTATCTGTAGACACGGTTTCAAAAGCCTATATTCCCCTTGACAGCAAGCGTGAAGTGTTCTGCTATGAGCTTAAAGGCACTTTGGGAAAAAATAATTTCTTAATTTATATCAATGCGGAAACCGGCCGGGAGGAAAAAATTCTGATGCTGCTGGAGTCGGACAAAGGTATTTTAACCATTTAA
- a CDS encoding histidinol-phosphatase HisJ family protein, giving the protein MEIYDCHLHTTYSKDGKSTLDEMCGRALALGMHAITVTDHNEPDTPGFPAYEHIRQSVAAAKRKNEELGGRLQVYAGVELADQFIGGQDPAPYYEMDLDCILGSIHSTKMYSAFFPDHTFGSDLLQSAQKADMDFLKKFVEAYYSELRKTAEKADVDVIAHLTFPLRYINGRANRGLDIAEFYPLIDQVLAAVVKTGKALEVNTSGMATDWKHFMPDEDILKRYYALGGRFVTTGSDAHRAENLGVGIPEAIHMLQKIGFTHGSYFVKRKRFEYQF; this is encoded by the coding sequence TTGGAAATTTATGACTGTCATCTGCATACCACCTATTCTAAGGACGGGAAATCCACCCTGGATGAAATGTGCGGCCGGGCGCTTGCCCTTGGAATGCACGCAATTACAGTGACAGACCATAACGAGCCGGACACGCCCGGCTTTCCCGCTTATGAACATATACGGCAATCTGTGGCGGCGGCAAAACGAAAGAACGAAGAACTTGGCGGAAGGCTTCAGGTTTATGCAGGCGTGGAGCTGGCAGACCAGTTTATCGGCGGGCAGGATCCGGCGCCCTATTATGAAATGGATTTGGATTGTATTTTGGGTTCTATTCACTCCACAAAAATGTATTCTGCCTTTTTCCCCGACCATACATTTGGTTCCGATTTGCTGCAGTCGGCACAAAAGGCCGACATGGACTTTTTAAAAAAATTTGTTGAAGCTTATTATTCAGAACTTAGAAAAACAGCGGAGAAAGCAGACGTTGATGTGATCGCACATTTAACGTTTCCTCTGCGCTACATTAACGGCCGGGCAAACCGCGGGCTTGACATTGCAGAATTTTATCCGCTGATTGACCAGGTGCTTGCGGCTGTTGTAAAAACCGGAAAAGCCTTAGAGGTGAACACCTCCGGCATGGCCACGGATTGGAAGCACTTTATGCCGGATGAAGATATTTTAAAACGGTATTATGCTTTGGGCGGCAGATTTGTCACCACCGGCAGCGACGCCCACAGGGCGGAAAATTTAGGCGTGGGAATTCCCGAGGCCATTCACATGCTTCAAAAAATCGGGTTTACCCACGGCTCTTACTTTGTGAAACGAAAACGTTTTGAATATCAATTTTGA
- a CDS encoding IS1096 element passenger TnpR family protein — protein sequence MALSYTFSVSFKTGCYRHIKISAEAALAVFHEAIVEAFGLADGHMHVFFMNNCAWDNTCGYYCTGFLESKNPATDEVRLCDFKLEKGAQFVYIYDFGNEQRFSVKLLKSSEEETKKPILVRSKGEFFFSDLLVKGEDDEPEKKLPIHGNDRAALVHLYASAAVNLYGFVSLSTFCKIFNSQNEEQLDVKEAGELLSAGSGGEYVLYGEHLVFPAGNEVPALLEILGHETEGKPRFVPASRESFLKYLDVYYMDEPEIPEKIKAFFRPLLKSESQVFTICSEFLQMLRLDYPIQAFLGLLPQYGISPEAVGQNFTNLVIEAKNSSRIWKNKGFTPPEMARLMGTAKRILKKVGRNDPCPCGSGKKYKKCCGRNE from the coding sequence ATGGCTCTTTCTTATACGTTCAGCGTGTCCTTTAAAACAGGCTGTTACCGCCACATAAAAATTTCAGCGGAGGCAGCTTTGGCGGTGTTTCACGAGGCCATAGTTGAGGCTTTTGGCCTGGCCGACGGCCACATGCATGTGTTTTTTATGAATAACTGTGCCTGGGACAATACCTGCGGCTACTACTGCACCGGCTTTTTAGAAAGCAAAAATCCCGCCACAGACGAGGTGCGGTTGTGCGATTTTAAGCTGGAGAAAGGCGCCCAGTTCGTTTATATTTACGATTTTGGGAACGAGCAGCGGTTTTCTGTGAAGCTCCTTAAAAGTTCAGAGGAGGAAACAAAGAAACCGATTTTAGTGCGCAGCAAGGGTGAGTTCTTTTTCAGCGACCTTTTGGTGAAGGGCGAGGACGACGAGCCGGAAAAAAAGCTGCCCATTCACGGAAACGACAGGGCAGCGCTGGTGCACCTGTATGCAAGCGCCGCGGTGAACCTTTATGGGTTTGTTTCCCTCTCTACTTTTTGCAAAATTTTTAACAGCCAGAATGAAGAACAGTTAGACGTAAAAGAGGCCGGGGAGCTGCTTTCGGCAGGTTCCGGCGGGGAGTATGTGCTCTATGGCGAGCACCTTGTGTTTCCGGCGGGGAACGAGGTGCCTGCGCTGTTAGAAATTTTAGGGCACGAAACAGAGGGCAAGCCCCGGTTTGTGCCTGCCAGCCGGGAGTCGTTTTTAAAATATCTGGATGTTTATTATATGGACGAGCCCGAAATCCCGGAGAAAATTAAGGCATTTTTCAGGCCGCTTTTAAAAAGCGAATCGCAGGTTTTCACCATTTGCAGCGAGTTTTTGCAAATGCTGCGGCTGGATTATCCCATACAGGCGTTTTTAGGGCTTTTGCCCCAATACGGCATTTCGCCGGAAGCCGTGGGCCAGAATTTTACCAATTTGGTGATTGAGGCCAAAAACAGCAGCAGAATTTGGAAGAACAAGGGCTTTACGCCGCCGGAAATGGCGCGGCTTATGGGAACTGCCAAAAGAATTTTGAAAAAAGTGGGCCGAAACGACCCGTGCCCCTGCGGAAGCGGAAAAAAGTATAAAAAATGCTGCGGAAGAAATGAATGA
- the lepA gene encoding translation elongation factor 4, translating into MNEIGMEQMMDRQKNIRNFSIIAHIDHGKSTLADRLLEKTGTMTEREMENQILDNMDLERERGITIKARAVRLLYKASDGEDYVLNLIDTPGHVDFNYEVSRSLAACEGAVLVVDASQGIEAQTLANTYLAIDHDLEIMPVINKIDLPAAQPELVVEEIENVIGIPAEDAPKISAKNGIGIESVLEQIVKVIPAPHGDPNAPLKALIFDSVYDAYKGVIIYFRVFDGEVKAGDRIRLMSTGAEFDVVEAGFLNPSGFLNSGKVSAGEVGYLTASIKSVSDTRVGDTVTIAARPAKEPLAGYKQVNPMVYCGIYPADGAKYDDLKEALSKLQLNDASLAFEPETSAALGFGFRCGFLGLLHMEIIQERLEREYNLDLVTTAPSVIYKVQKTNGEMVDISNPSNLPDGSEIEYMEEPMVNADIMCPTEFIGNIMELCQERRGIYKNTTYIDSTRAQLHYELPLNEIIYDFFDTLKSRTKGYASFDYELSGYQQSDLVKLDILLNGEMVDALSFIVHSTKAYGRGRKIAEKLKASIPRQLFEIPIQAAIGTKIIARETVKALRKDVLAKCYGGDITRKKKLLEKQKEGKKRMRQVGSVEVPQEAFMSVLKLDE; encoded by the coding sequence ATGAATGAAATTGGAATGGAGCAAATGATGGACAGACAGAAAAATATCAGAAATTTTTCAATTATTGCACATATCGACCACGGTAAATCCACCCTGGCGGACAGGCTGCTGGAAAAAACCGGCACCATGACCGAACGGGAAATGGAAAACCAGATTTTAGATAACATGGACTTAGAGCGCGAGCGGGGCATTACCATTAAGGCCCGGGCGGTGCGGCTGTTATACAAAGCGTCTGACGGAGAGGATTATGTTTTAAACCTCATCGACACCCCGGGGCACGTGGATTTTAACTATGAGGTTTCCCGCAGCTTAGCCGCCTGCGAGGGGGCGGTTTTGGTGGTGGACGCGTCCCAGGGCATTGAGGCGCAGACCTTAGCAAACACCTATTTAGCCATTGACCACGACTTGGAAATTATGCCCGTTATCAACAAAATTGACCTGCCGGCGGCGCAGCCGGAGCTGGTGGTTGAGGAAATTGAGAACGTAATTGGCATTCCCGCAGAGGACGCGCCTAAAATTTCCGCCAAAAACGGAATTGGCATTGAAAGCGTGCTGGAGCAGATTGTGAAAGTTATTCCCGCGCCCCACGGCGACCCGAACGCCCCCTTAAAAGCTTTGATTTTTGACAGCGTTTACGACGCATATAAAGGCGTTATTATCTATTTTCGCGTGTTCGACGGCGAGGTGAAGGCCGGCGACAGAATTCGGCTCATGTCCACCGGGGCGGAGTTTGACGTGGTGGAGGCCGGCTTTTTAAATCCTTCGGGCTTTTTAAACAGCGGCAAGGTTTCCGCCGGCGAGGTGGGATATTTAACGGCTTCGATAAAAAGCGTGTCCGACACGCGGGTGGGCGACACGGTGACAATTGCGGCAAGACCTGCAAAAGAGCCTCTGGCGGGCTACAAGCAGGTGAATCCCATGGTTTACTGCGGAATTTATCCGGCGGACGGCGCAAAATATGACGACTTAAAAGAAGCCCTGTCTAAGCTTCAGCTAAACGACGCGTCGCTGGCCTTTGAGCCGGAAACCTCCGCCGCGCTGGGCTTTGGTTTTCGGTGCGGATTTTTAGGGCTTTTACACATGGAAATTATTCAGGAGCGTTTAGAGCGGGAATATAATTTAGACCTGGTGACCACCGCGCCCAGCGTTATTTATAAGGTGCAAAAAACCAACGGCGAAATGGTGGACATTTCAAATCCCTCCAACCTGCCGGACGGAAGCGAAATTGAATATATGGAAGAGCCTATGGTGAACGCAGACATCATGTGCCCCACGGAATTTATCGGGAACATTATGGAGCTGTGCCAGGAGCGGCGGGGTATTTATAAAAACACAACGTATATCGATTCCACCCGAGCCCAGCTTCACTATGAGCTGCCTTTAAACGAAATTATTTACGACTTTTTCGATACCTTAAAATCCCGCACAAAGGGATATGCCTCGTTTGACTACGAGCTTTCCGGCTATCAGCAGTCGGATTTGGTAAAGCTGGACATTTTGCTCAACGGCGAAATGGTAGACGCGCTGTCGTTCATTGTCCACTCCACAAAGGCCTACGGACGGGGACGGAAAATTGCGGAAAAACTGAAGGCAAGCATTCCGCGCCAGCTGTTTGAAATTCCCATTCAGGCGGCCATCGGCACGAAAATTATTGCCCGAGAAACCGTGAAAGCCTTGCGCAAGGACGTTTTGGCCAAGTGCTACGGCGGCGATATTACCAGAAAGAAAAAGCTTTTGGAAAAACAGAAAGAGGGCAAAAAGCGCATGCGCCAGGTGGGTTCGGTGGAAGTGCCCCAGGAGGCGTTTATGTCTGTGCTGAAACTGGACGAATAA